In Collimonas arenae, a single genomic region encodes these proteins:
- a CDS encoding sirohydrochlorin chelatase — protein MSQPAPRQALILFAHGARDPAWAAPFEALQQLIKQQQPALRVDLAFLELMQPNLPDLLQQLVADGIGKVSVVPVFLGQGGHVRRDLPALIAQAQQQHPQLSITVAQAVGEQPDVLQTIASYCSSTIAPGGP, from the coding sequence ATGTCACAGCCAGCCCCGCGCCAAGCACTTATCCTGTTCGCTCACGGCGCACGCGATCCGGCGTGGGCCGCGCCGTTTGAAGCTTTGCAGCAGCTGATAAAGCAACAGCAACCTGCATTGCGGGTCGATCTGGCTTTCCTCGAATTGATGCAGCCGAATTTGCCGGACCTGCTTCAGCAACTGGTTGCTGACGGTATCGGCAAGGTAAGCGTGGTACCGGTGTTCCTGGGACAGGGCGGTCACGTGCGACGCGATTTGCCTGCCTTGATTGCACAGGCTCAGCAGCAACATCCGCAATTGAGCATCACAGTGGCGCAAGCAGTAGGCGAACAGCCGGACGTGTTGCAGACAATTGCCAGCTACTGCAGTTCTACGATTGCTCCTGGCGGGCCATAA
- the lptG gene encoding LPS export ABC transporter permease LptG, with amino-acid sequence MKVLQRYFTSEIVRSVLFTLAAFLALFAFFDLTTELKSVGHAGYKLQHAFLFVMLGLPSYAYELMPIAALIGTIYTLSQMAARSEFTIMRVSSMSTMMTAKILIKIGLLFVVATVLIGEFVAPKSAEFAEKIKLQAKGSSISQRFKTGLWSKDVIRADGASGDIIGSRFININEIRPDGQLVGVKLYEFDRNLHMTGLIQASHADYQGSHVWRLDDVVQTDFVNGNSTEDITTAIATKKFPSKDLVSEITPEILSVLFADPDHMSAYNLWAYSKHLAENNQHSERYDIAFWKKLVYPLSVFVMMAMALPFAYLHFRTGGVSLKIFTGIMIGVSFQLVNTLFSHLGLLNTWPPFFTAALPSTLFLLIAIGALWKIERQ; translated from the coding sequence CTGCAACGTTATTTTACTTCCGAGATTGTGCGCTCGGTCTTGTTTACCCTGGCGGCGTTCCTGGCGCTGTTTGCATTCTTTGACCTGACCACCGAACTGAAATCGGTCGGCCATGCCGGCTACAAGTTGCAGCATGCGTTCCTGTTCGTGATGCTTGGTTTGCCGAGCTACGCCTATGAGCTGATGCCGATTGCGGCGCTGATTGGCACGATCTACACCTTGTCGCAAATGGCCGCGCGCTCAGAATTCACCATCATGCGAGTCTCCAGCATGTCGACCATGATGACAGCCAAGATCCTGATCAAGATCGGCTTGCTGTTTGTGGTGGCGACAGTATTGATCGGCGAGTTCGTTGCGCCGAAAAGCGCCGAATTTGCCGAGAAAATCAAGCTGCAGGCCAAGGGCTCTTCGATTTCGCAGAGATTCAAGACTGGCTTGTGGAGCAAGGACGTGATCCGTGCCGACGGCGCCAGCGGCGACATCATCGGTTCGCGCTTTATCAATATCAACGAGATCCGTCCGGATGGCCAACTGGTTGGCGTCAAACTCTATGAGTTCGACCGCAACCTGCATATGACCGGGCTGATCCAGGCCAGTCACGCCGATTATCAGGGCAGCCATGTCTGGCGCCTGGACGATGTGGTGCAGACCGATTTCGTCAACGGCAACTCGACGGAAGACATCACCACCGCGATCGCCACCAAGAAATTTCCGAGCAAGGACCTAGTGTCCGAAATCACGCCGGAGATCTTGTCGGTCCTGTTCGCCGACCCGGACCATATGTCGGCCTACAACCTGTGGGCCTATTCCAAGCATCTGGCAGAAAACAACCAGCATAGCGAGCGTTATGACATCGCATTCTGGAAGAAACTGGTCTATCCGCTGTCGGTATTCGTGATGATGGCGATGGCTTTGCCATTTGCTTATTTGCATTTCCGCACCGGCGGCGTCAGTCTGAAGATCTTTACCGGCATCATGATCGGCGTCAGCTTCCAGCTGGTCAACACGCTGTTTTCGCACCTGGGCCTGCTCAATACCTGGCCACCGTTTTTTACCGCGGCCTTGCCGAGTACCTTGTTCCTGCTGATTGCCATCGGCGCGTTGTGGAAGATCGAGCGGCAATAG